A window of the Brassica napus cultivar Da-Ae chromosome C5, Da-Ae, whole genome shotgun sequence genome harbors these coding sequences:
- the LOC106397701 gene encoding uncharacterized protein LOC106397701 translates to MSFLVCGSCKTNQQLHNELYDSGSVTFRLTELCDPIKSLLWVLFPFVRVSLQVESRKGDNINISCKMGAQGNEKHLEECTVSNALGTWVFSVLGALVAIPVGIKRKSLGPLVFFGTTGTMLDIIIGVTQCEREHAEHQKKLLQDSQNAETNNNADTDSIS, encoded by the exons ATGTCATTTTTAGTCTGTGGAAGTTGTAAAACCAACCAACAACTACACAACGAGCTGTATGATTCCGGTTCGGTAACTTTCCGGTTAACAGAATTATGTGACCCAATTAAGTCACTCCTCTGGGTTTTATTCCCTTTCGTTCGAGTTTCTCTCCAAGTCGAATCGAGAAAAG GTGATAACATTAACATCTCTTGTAAGATGGGAGCTCAAGGCAATGAGAAGCACCTCGAGGAGTGCACCGTCTCCAA TGCACTAGGGACATGGGTGTTCTCAGTGCTAGGCGCATTGGTTGCTATCCCGGTTGGAATAAAGCGCAAGTCTCTAGGTCCACTCGTGTTCTTCGGCACAACCGGAACCATGCTCGACATCATCATTGGCGTGACTCAGTGCGAGAGAGAACACGCGGAGCACCAAAAGAAGTTGCTCCAAGACTCTCAAAACGCCGAAACAAACAACAACGCAGACACCGATTCCATTTCCTAA
- the LOC125575342 gene encoding nuclear transcription factor Y subunit B-9-like — MDHQNNSIPAAIGNLIACDDKNKSNLEKQQPCMAREQDQYMPIANVIRIMRRTLPPHAKISDDAKETIQECVSEYISFVTGEANERCQREQRKTITAEDILWAMSKLGFDDYVGPLNLFINRYREFESDRGCSLRGESSSFRPAFGGNGFGFHGPPQGPPHPGHYGYGMLDQSMVMGGGRYYQNGSGQDGSDGCGGSSSSMNGMPVFDQYGQYK, encoded by the coding sequence ATGGACCATCAAAATAACTCAATCCCGGCAGCGATCGGCAACCTCATTGCCTGCGACGACAAGAACAAGAGTAACTTGGAGAAGCAACAACCATGCATGGCTCGTGAACAAGACCAATACATGCCAATCGCTAACGTCATAAGGATCATGCGTCGGACGTTACCGCCGCACGCCAAAATCTCTGATGACGCCAAAGAAACGATCCAAGAATGCGTCTCAGAGTACATCAGCTTCGTGACCGGTGAAGCTAACGAGCGTTGCCAACGTGAGCAACGCAAGACCATAACTGCTGAAGACATCCTTTGGGCTATGAGCAAGCTTGGGTTCGATGACTACGTTGGACCACTCAACTTGTTCATTAACCGGTACCGTGAGTTCGAGTCTGATCGTGGGTGTTCACTTAGAGGAGAGTCATCGTCGTTTAGACCGGCCTTTGGAGGAAATGGTTTTGGTTTTCACGGCCCACCTCAAGGCCCACCACACCCTGGTCATTATGGTTACGGTATGTTGGATCAGTCTATGGTTATGGGTGGGGGTCGGTACTACCAAAACGGATCGGGTCAAGATGGATCCGATGGTTGTGGTGGATCTTCGTCTTCTATGAATGGAATGCCGGTTTTTGACCAGTATGGTCAGTATAAGTGA
- the LOC106397703 gene encoding uncharacterized protein LOC106397703, protein MDGGVLEIHDEMRRVTDRFYVAVLLDIFTRYCKRRFGLDLKETTKDEHVAVYWAKEFNLLAHLCFPTVMIGIVQVPAVVERMRRVQPDADMRLGLGIICLSISLSFSAYLRWFVVA, encoded by the coding sequence ATGGATGGAGGAGTTCTTGAGATACATGACGAGATGCGCCGAGTAACCGACCGTTTCTACGTAGCAGTCTTGCTCGATATTTTCACAAGATACTGCAAACGACGCTTTGGTCTGGACCTTAAGGAAACGACGAAGGACGAGCACGTGGCAGTCTACTGGGCGAAGGAGTTCAACCTGTTAGCTCATTTATGTTTTCCGACTGTGATGATCGGAATCGTTCAAGTGCCGGCGGTGGTGGAGCGGATGAGAAGAGTGCAACCAGACGCAGACATGAGGTTGGGGCTCGGGATCATCTGCTTGTccatctccttgtctttctcGGCTTATCTTCGCTGGTTCGTTGTCGCATGA